CTTTTTGTATCCCCTGGATAATTTTCCCGGGAAGGGCTCCAACATAAGTCCTCCGGTGGCCTCTTATTTCAGCCTCATCTCTCACCCCCCCCAGAGACATTCTTATGAATTTTCTGCCAAGCGCCCTTGCGATGGATTTCCCCAGGGATGTTTTCCCGACCCCCGGCGGCCCTACAAAACACAGGATAGGGCCTTTCATATCCTGTTTCAATTTACGGACCCCAAGATATTCCAGTATCCTTTCCTTTACTTTTTCAAGGTTGTAATGATCATTGTCAAGAATTATTTTCGCGTCACTTATGTCAAGGCTGTCTTTTGTTTCTACGCTCCACGGCAGGGATATCAGCCAATCAAGATAATTTCTGGATACAGTATATTCCGCTACGCCCGGCGGCATTTTTTGCAGGCGGTTAAGTTCTTTCAGGGCCTCTTTTTCTACCTCTTTCGGCATAGTGGATTTTCCAATTTTTTCCTTCAGGTCTTTAACTTCGATACTGCGTTCGTCCTCGTCTCCCAGCTCATTTTGAATCGCTTTCATTTGTTCCCGGAGATAAAATTCCCGCTGTGTTTTATCAATTTTGTTTTGCACATTTTCCTGTATTTTGGACCCTAATTCCAAAAGTTTAAGTTCTTTATTCAAAAATATCGTGACCTTTTCAAGCCTGGTTTTTACGTCGAAAGACTCTAAAATTTCCTGTTTTTCGGACACATTAAGATTAAGGTTTGAGGCCACGAAATCAGCTAAAAGTCCCGGGCTGTCGATATTCATCGCGACGATTTTTAGTTCATCAGGAAGATACGGCTGAAGCGATATAATCTTCTGGAATTGATTGGCGGCATTTTTAGCGGTCGCTTCCAGTTCTATCGTATTGTTTATTATGTCTTTGACAGGTGTGATTTTTGAAATAAAATATGGTTCCTCCTGTATTATTTTGTCTATTTTAATCCTGCGGATACCGCTTAGTATTATCCTGATTGTTCCTTCAGGGAATTTTAAAAGCCGTATAACTTTCGCGGCGGTGCCGAACAAATATAAATCGGAAGGTTTTGGGTCGTCTATGCTGTCATGGATAGCGACCAACCCGAGGGTTTTATCGCCCGACATAATTTCATCCAGTAATTTAATTGATTTTTTAGAATTAATAATGAGCGGTATGCTGATAAAAGGGAAAAGCACAGTATCTCTTACCGGCAGTATCGGGAGTGTGTCGGGAATATCTATCCGTTCTAATTCTTCCTGGTTGAAACCGTCTATTTTACTCATGTTTATTTTTAAGATTTTTAGCCAGGACAATTTTTAAAAAACCGTTTTTATAAATCGCCTTGACTTTTTTAGTGTTTATTTCTACAGGTAAATATATAATTTTTTCAAAATAGCCCGTGTGTATTTCCATCTGGTTATAATTATTTGGTGTTTTATCATCCGCTAAAATGGAACGGCGGTGGCCCGCTATAGTCAAGGCGTCATTAGATATGGATATTTCAAAATCATCTTTTTTCATACCTGCGATTTCCATTATAATTATAAATTCTTTTTTGTTCTCACTTACGTCTGTCGGAGGATGCCATATATTTTCATTAATCATTGCCAGCGGCGTGTTGAATATGGAAATGTGCTTTATCATTTTCTCCATTTCATGATTAATACGGCCGTGGTTAGCGAATAACTTAATTTTTATAAAATGTGTCATTTTATTGTGTTTAATACCTGTCGCCTGAAAATATATCATATAAAAAAGG
Above is a genomic segment from bacterium containing:
- the lon gene encoding endopeptidase La translates to MSKIDGFNQEELERIDIPDTLPILPVRDTVLFPFISIPLIINSKKSIKLLDEIMSGDKTLGLVAIHDSIDDPKPSDLYLFGTAAKVIRLLKFPEGTIRIILSGIRRIKIDKIIQEEPYFISKITPVKDIINNTIELEATAKNAANQFQKIISLQPYLPDELKIVAMNIDSPGLLADFVASNLNLNVSEKQEILESFDVKTRLEKVTIFLNKELKLLELGSKIQENVQNKIDKTQREFYLREQMKAIQNELGDEDERSIEVKDLKEKIGKSTMPKEVEKEALKELNRLQKMPPGVAEYTVSRNYLDWLISLPWSVETKDSLDISDAKIILDNDHYNLEKVKERILEYLGVRKLKQDMKGPILCFVGPPGVGKTSLGKSIARALGRKFIRMSLGGVRDEAEIRGHRRTYVGALPGKIIQGIQKAGSKNPVFMLDEVDKLGTDFRGDPSSALLEVLDPEQNYSFTDHYINLPFDLSKVIFITTANILDPVPPALRDRMEVIELPGYSLDEKMFITEKFLIPRQLKEHGLTKENLEFSKDALPEIIQNYTQEAGLRNLEREIATICRKVAKEIASSNCKNKFLIQKKNLSNYLGQVKFFSETAQRLTEPGISIGLAWTPTGGDIIFVESTMMKGSKNLNLTGQLGSVMKESAQAALSYIRSHAQKYKISEDFFEKHDLHLHVPAGAIPKDGPSAGVAITSSLVSLLTGHRVKNNLAMTGEITLRGTVLPVGGIKEKVLAALRAGIKTIILPSKNEKDVMEIPKHIQNKLKFIYVNKIDEVLKVALEK
- a CDS encoding Hsp20/alpha crystallin family protein, which codes for MIKHISIFNTPLAMINENIWHPPTDVSENKKEFIIIMEIAGMKKDDFEISISNDALTIAGHRRSILADDKTPNNYNQMEIHTGYFEKIIYLPVEINTKKVKAIYKNGFLKIVLAKNLKNKHE